The following coding sequences lie in one Bacteroidia bacterium genomic window:
- the coaE gene encoding dephospho-CoA kinase (Dephospho-CoA kinase (CoaE) performs the final step in coenzyme A biosynthesis.): MKIVGLTGGIGSGKSTVADFFSMLGISVYKADLAAKKLMTSNPNLILGIKKLLGEESYLNQELNKAYVSAKIFKDPSLLEKMNALVHPAVKADFWEWVQQQSGPYVIREAAILFESGTYSDCSFIITVTAPEEDRIKRVMKRDQIQEEDVRSRIANQWTDEQKIARSHAVINNSSSHLLIPQILRLDELLRK, from the coding sequence ATGAAAATTGTTGGCCTCACCGGTGGTATAGGAAGTGGAAAAAGCACAGTTGCTGATTTCTTCTCCATGCTGGGGATATCTGTATACAAGGCTGACCTGGCGGCAAAAAAATTAATGACTTCCAATCCCAACTTAATACTTGGTATCAAAAAACTGCTTGGAGAAGAAAGCTACCTGAATCAAGAGTTAAACAAAGCCTATGTTTCAGCCAAAATATTTAAAGATCCATCTCTGCTCGAAAAGATGAATGCCTTGGTGCATCCCGCTGTTAAAGCTGATTTTTGGGAATGGGTGCAACAACAATCCGGACCTTATGTAATTCGGGAGGCAGCCATTCTTTTTGAAAGTGGTACCTATTCCGATTGCTCCTTTATTATTACTGTTACTGCACCTGAAGAGGACCGAATTAAACGGGTCATGAAAAGGGACCAAATTCAAGAAGAAGATGTCCGAAGCCGGATTGCCAACCAATGGACAGATGAACAAAAAATAGCCCGTTCTCATGCCGTCATAAACAATAGTTCCTCCCATTTGCTAATACCTCAAATCCTGCGGTTAGATGAATTACTCAGAAAATAA